From Artemia franciscana unplaced genomic scaffold, ASM3288406v1 PGA_scaffold_32, whole genome shotgun sequence, a single genomic window includes:
- the LOC136041655 gene encoding uncharacterized protein LOC136041655 isoform X1, whose translation MDKPNQLNYTHDLPQILNMAELITTSECFLIKKEVDDAIPDDSVKTSCIPNLLSLKHEDVPFLSLPSDSGPHKFEYDTQGLEATCPDNKGHLSSSVSGLHLQGNTSLVASKNLSANCFSNSFALESKRKKLKNSDNMFEKSPSK comes from the exons ATGGATAAGCCTAATCAATTGAACTACACTCATG ATTTGCCTCAAATTCTGAATATGGCTGAACTCATCACAACTTCTGAgtgttttttaatcaaaaaag aagtTGATGATGCTATACCAGATGACAGTGTGAAGACCTCTTGCATTCCAAACCTCTTGTCTCTGAAACATGAAGATGTTCCTTTCCTTTCCTTACCCAGCGATTCAGGACCACATAAGTTTGAATATGACACCCAGGGATTGGAAGCCACATGTCCTGACAATAAAG gtcACTTGTCATCAAGCGTGTCTGGACTACACTTACAGGGAAACACGTCACTAGTTGCTTCAAAGAATTTATCTGCCAATTGTTTCTCAAATTCATTTGCTTTggaatctaaaagaaaaaaacttaaaaattcagACAACATGTTTGAAAAGTCACCTTCAAAGTAA
- the LOC136041655 gene encoding uncharacterized protein LOC136041655 isoform X3, whose amino-acid sequence MDKPNQLNYTHEVDDAIPDDSVKTSCIPNLLSLKHEDVPFLSLPSDSGPHKFEYDTQGLEATCPDNKGHLSSSVSGLHLQGNTSLVASKNLSANCFSNSFALESKRKKLKNSDNMFEKSPSK is encoded by the exons ATGGATAAGCCTAATCAATTGAACTACACTCATG aagtTGATGATGCTATACCAGATGACAGTGTGAAGACCTCTTGCATTCCAAACCTCTTGTCTCTGAAACATGAAGATGTTCCTTTCCTTTCCTTACCCAGCGATTCAGGACCACATAAGTTTGAATATGACACCCAGGGATTGGAAGCCACATGTCCTGACAATAAAG gtcACTTGTCATCAAGCGTGTCTGGACTACACTTACAGGGAAACACGTCACTAGTTGCTTCAAAGAATTTATCTGCCAATTGTTTCTCAAATTCATTTGCTTTggaatctaaaagaaaaaaacttaaaaattcagACAACATGTTTGAAAAGTCACCTTCAAAGTAA
- the LOC136041655 gene encoding uncharacterized protein LOC136041655 isoform X2 yields the protein MDKPNQLNYTHDLPQILNMAELITTSECFLIKKVDDAIPDDSVKTSCIPNLLSLKHEDVPFLSLPSDSGPHKFEYDTQGLEATCPDNKGHLSSSVSGLHLQGNTSLVASKNLSANCFSNSFALESKRKKLKNSDNMFEKSPSK from the exons ATGGATAAGCCTAATCAATTGAACTACACTCATG ATTTGCCTCAAATTCTGAATATGGCTGAACTCATCACAACTTCTGAgtgttttttaatcaaaaaag tTGATGATGCTATACCAGATGACAGTGTGAAGACCTCTTGCATTCCAAACCTCTTGTCTCTGAAACATGAAGATGTTCCTTTCCTTTCCTTACCCAGCGATTCAGGACCACATAAGTTTGAATATGACACCCAGGGATTGGAAGCCACATGTCCTGACAATAAAG gtcACTTGTCATCAAGCGTGTCTGGACTACACTTACAGGGAAACACGTCACTAGTTGCTTCAAAGAATTTATCTGCCAATTGTTTCTCAAATTCATTTGCTTTggaatctaaaagaaaaaaacttaaaaattcagACAACATGTTTGAAAAGTCACCTTCAAAGTAA